One Salinimonas marina DNA segment encodes these proteins:
- a CDS encoding COX15/CtaA family protein codes for MRKLVLCSLLLAVVVIVLGAYTRLTDAGLGCPDWPGCYGELFVPASSDKVAAANQAFPDRPLEASKAWSEMIHRYFAGTLGLLIFAIAIRAAVRRDPRMPMGLPLFLCALVVFQAALGMWTVTLNLLPVVVMGHLLGGFGVLCCLFLMYLRLQPVMGQDKLKSARRMLGFAFFGILILGCQIALGGWTSANYAALACTNFPVCEGQWWTQIDMPGAYSVPVADNYEFGVHGYSERMTMHIVHRAGALVTFVYLLALGIGLLRLQSKLMNTAGAALILVLIAQVMLGISNVVMSLPLTIAVAHNFVAACLLLIMVWITYQLSHLKEKAHG; via the coding sequence ATGAGAAAACTTGTCTTGTGTAGCTTGTTGCTGGCGGTGGTCGTTATTGTGCTGGGGGCGTACACCCGTTTGACCGACGCCGGGCTTGGCTGTCCTGACTGGCCCGGCTGTTACGGAGAGCTATTTGTACCGGCTTCCAGCGATAAAGTCGCCGCAGCAAACCAGGCGTTTCCCGACCGCCCGCTGGAGGCAAGTAAAGCCTGGAGCGAAATGATTCACCGTTATTTTGCCGGCACCCTGGGCCTGCTCATTTTCGCTATTGCGATTCGGGCGGCAGTCAGACGGGATCCGCGGATGCCCATGGGATTACCATTATTTTTGTGTGCCCTGGTGGTCTTTCAGGCGGCTCTGGGGATGTGGACCGTCACGCTGAACCTGTTGCCGGTGGTGGTGATGGGGCACTTATTAGGTGGTTTTGGCGTATTGTGCTGTTTGTTTTTAATGTATCTGCGACTGCAGCCGGTGATGGGTCAGGACAAGCTAAAATCAGCGCGTCGAATGCTGGGATTTGCGTTCTTTGGCATACTGATTTTAGGATGTCAGATAGCTCTGGGCGGCTGGACCTCAGCCAACTATGCGGCGCTGGCCTGTACTAACTTTCCGGTGTGTGAAGGGCAGTGGTGGACACAAATCGACATGCCCGGCGCTTACAGCGTGCCGGTGGCAGACAACTACGAATTCGGAGTGCATGGATACTCTGAGCGCATGACCATGCATATTGTGCATCGGGCAGGGGCCCTGGTCACATTTGTGTATTTACTGGCGCTGGGTATCGGGCTGTTACGGCTACAATCAAAATTGATGAACACTGCCGGCGCGGCGCTTATTCTGGTGTTGATTGCCCAGGTCATGCTGGGTATCAGTAATGTGGTTATGAGCCTGCCATTAACCATTGCTGTTGCGCACAACTTTGTCGCAGCATGTTTATTGCTGATTATGGTGTGGATAACCTATCAGCTGTCGCACCTGAAGGAAAAAGCGCATGGCTAA
- a CDS encoding SURF1 family protein, with protein sequence MSGFSSRWRQPRWVVGLSLTLLAIAIMVRLGMWQLERMEEKSLRLASIAQKKHDGPLSLAALNTLNPDLQDYPVTVNGRVRPDYIVYLDNRIENGRVGYQVLAAVITDAGQVLVNFGWVPATSSRQHLPAVTLPAQLTNAEGIIRIPADNPVIRETATRLKDGQLLLQQIDIAHLKQVTKQAFLPFVVQLQTPEDAQFVRNWQPVVMSPEKHLGYAIQWFGLAIAAAVIACVVFFSRGNAHVQTKQK encoded by the coding sequence GTGTCTGGTTTTTCTTCACGTTGGCGTCAGCCGCGCTGGGTGGTCGGGCTAAGCCTGACCCTGCTGGCCATTGCCATAATGGTACGGCTGGGTATGTGGCAGCTCGAGCGTATGGAAGAAAAGTCTTTGCGTTTGGCTAGCATAGCGCAAAAAAAACACGATGGCCCTCTTTCTTTGGCGGCTCTGAATACGCTCAATCCGGATCTCCAGGACTACCCGGTAACGGTCAATGGACGGGTTCGGCCAGATTATATTGTTTACCTGGATAACCGGATTGAAAATGGCCGGGTAGGGTATCAGGTGCTGGCTGCGGTCATCACCGACGCCGGGCAGGTTCTGGTCAACTTTGGCTGGGTGCCGGCAACTTCGTCACGTCAGCACCTGCCGGCCGTCACCTTGCCTGCTCAACTAACCAACGCCGAAGGAATCATCCGGATCCCCGCCGATAACCCGGTCATTCGCGAAACGGCTACCCGGCTGAAAGATGGCCAGCTGCTGCTACAACAAATAGATATAGCGCATTTAAAGCAAGTGACAAAACAAGCTTTCTTACCCTTCGTGGTACAGCTTCAGACCCCGGAAGATGCACAGTTTGTGCGTAACTGGCAACCGGTGGTGATGTCTCCAGAGAAACATCTTGGTTATGCAATTCAGTGGTTTGGTCTGGCAATAGCCGCTGCTGTAATTGCCTGTGTAGTATTTTTTTCGCGAGGTAACGCCCATGTTCAAACAAAACAAAAATAA
- a CDS encoding DUF2909 domain-containing protein, translated as MLIKIIVVVLLIYMIVNLFLAMRVMMKNDTAGKPMSKYIGRRVLTSVCIVLLILLAIATGLIHPNPRPY; from the coding sequence ATGCTGATTAAAATTATTGTGGTGGTGCTGTTGATTTATATGATTGTGAACCTGTTTCTGGCGATGCGGGTGATGATGAAAAACGATACGGCGGGCAAACCCATGAGCAAGTATATCGGCCGCCGGGTACTGACATCCGTGTGCATTGTGTTGCTCATCCTGTTGGCGATAGCTACCGGTCTGATTCATCCCAACCCCCGTCCCTATTAA
- a CDS encoding cytochrome c oxidase subunit 3, with amino-acid sequence MQQPYEKYYVPAQSPWPIVGAVALFLIAVGAGNVVIEFSKGTDGYGSLLLGSGLVALLVMLVGWFKNQIDESMSGLYSAQLGRSYRQGMSWFIFSEVMFFAAFFGALFYARMISIPWLGGASNNEMTNTVLWPQFEAMWPLLTTPNGTTTQQMEATGLPAINTLILLVSSVTLHFAHTGLEQNKRKQLTWMLGLTILLGCVFLTLQVEEYIHAYQELGLTLQSGIYGNTFFLLTGFHGMHVTLGTIILMVLFGRVVKGHFSPDNHFAFQAGSWYWHFVDVVWVILFVFVYIL; translated from the coding sequence ATGCAACAGCCTTATGAAAAATATTATGTTCCGGCACAAAGTCCCTGGCCCATCGTGGGGGCCGTAGCCTTGTTCCTGATCGCGGTAGGTGCGGGCAATGTGGTCATTGAGTTCAGTAAGGGCACCGATGGCTATGGCAGCTTGCTTCTGGGCAGTGGGCTGGTTGCATTGTTGGTGATGCTGGTGGGCTGGTTCAAAAACCAAATCGACGAGTCTATGTCTGGCCTCTACAGCGCTCAGCTGGGGCGTTCATACCGCCAGGGCATGAGTTGGTTTATTTTTTCCGAAGTGATGTTTTTTGCCGCTTTTTTCGGTGCGTTGTTTTATGCCCGCATGATTTCTATTCCCTGGTTGGGCGGCGCTTCCAACAATGAAATGACCAACACAGTGCTGTGGCCACAATTTGAAGCCATGTGGCCGCTGTTGACCACCCCCAATGGCACCACCACCCAACAGATGGAAGCTACCGGCTTACCTGCCATCAATACCCTGATTTTGCTGGTGTCATCGGTGACGCTGCATTTTGCTCATACCGGGCTTGAACAGAACAAACGTAAACAACTGACCTGGATGTTAGGTCTGACCATTTTACTAGGGTGTGTGTTCTTAACGCTGCAGGTAGAAGAATACATTCATGCTTATCAGGAACTTGGGTTGACCCTGCAATCCGGTATTTATGGCAATACCTTCTTCTTACTCACCGGTTTTCACGGCATGCATGTAACGCTGGGGACCATTATTTTGATGGTGCTGTTTGGCCGGGTAGTGAAAGGCCATTTCAGTCCCGATAACCATTTTGCCTTTCAGGCGGGCAGCTGGTACTGGCATTTTGTCGATGTGGTGTGGGTAATACTGTTTGTTTTTGTATATATCCTTTAA